The segment CCTGGTTCTTTATTAGCAATAATAATTACTACTTTAATTGTTAAGTTTTTTAATCTACCAGTGGAAACTATTGGTACAAGATATGGGGATATAAAAGCTGGTTCATTTAGCTTACAATTTATTAAAATAGATTTTGGCAAAATAAAATATTTAATCAGCCCAATCATTTCAATATCATTACTTGGAGCAATAGAATCTTTGCTTTCTGCAACAGTAGCAGATGGTATGATTGGTGGGAAACATAAACCAAATATTGAACTTGTTGCACAAGGTATAGCAAATTGTTTTTCTGCAATATTTGGAGGTATTCCTGCAACAGGAGCTATTGCAAGAACTTCTACAAATGTAAAAAATGGAGGTAGGACACCTGTTGCTGGTATGACTCATGCAATATTGCTTTTGATTGTTTATTTATTTGCATTTAAGTATGTTAAGCTTATTCCTATGGCAACTCTTGCTGGTATATTGATATTTGTTGCTTATAATATGTCTGAGATTCACCTATTTTTTGATATGATGAAAATTAATAAAGCTGATACGATAGTTTTGTTAATAACTTTTTTCTTGACTGTAATTTTTGATCTTGTTATTGCAATTGAAGTTGGAATGATTTTTGCTTCATTTTTGTTTATTAAAAATGTTATTGATTCATCAAATATTAATATATCAAACATTATTGATATTAATAATGAGGATGAAGAAAAAATAATTGATTTAAGTAATAAATGGGCTTTAAAAAATACTATTATATATGAAATAATAGGTCCTTTTTTCTTTGGCCAAGCACAGGAGTTTGTAGAATACCTTTCAAAAGGTGATAGGAATAAAAAATATTTGATATTAAATATGAAAAGAGTTCCTTTTATAGATGCAACTGGTCTCCATAGATTAAAAGACATGATAAATATAACATATAAAGAGAAAAGAATGATAATTTTGGTAGAAATGAATGACAATGTAAAAAGAGTTGTTTTAGAAAATATTGATAATGAAAAATTTTTATTTTTTGATACTTTGGAAAAAGCCATAGAGTTTGTTAATAAATTTAATATATAATTAAAATATTATATATTTTATATTTGTTTATTTTTTAATAATAAATTTTCTATTTTTACTATTTTAGTGGAAGGTTTTTATGGATGAAAAATTGAAAATTGAAGTTAAAAAACAACTTGAAGTTATTACCAGGAATACTGAAGAAATAGTGCCAGTTGAAGAACTTGAAAAGAAAATATTTAATTCTATTAAAAATAATAAACCATTAAGAGTTAAAATTGGTATTGACCCAACAAGTCCTTATGTTCATATTGGACATATGGTTCCATATAGAAAGTTAAGAGAGTTTCAAGATTTAGGGCATATAGCAGTTTTAATCATTGGAGATTATACAGCAAGAATTGGAGATCCAACAGGTAGAAATTCTGAAAGGCCTCCTTTAACTCCAGAAGAAGTTAGAGAAAATGCTAAAAGCTATACTGAACAAATATTTAAAGTTGTAAGAGAAGATAGAGCAGAGGTTCATTATCAATCTGAATGGTTTAATGATTTTGATCTTTACAAAGTCATTAGAACTGCTTCCTATTTTTCGGTTGCTCAAATGTTGACACACGAAACATTTAAAAAAAGGCTTGAAGAAGGTAATAGACTATCTCTCCATGAAATACTTTATCCTATGCTTCAAGCTTATGATTCTGTTGCAATTAAAGCTGATGTTGAATTAGGTGGTACTGACCAAAAATTTAACATTTTATGTGGAAGAGATTTAATGAGAGATATGAATATGGAACCACAAGTTGCTGTTTTGTTGCCATTACTTATGGGAACAAATGGAATTAAAATGAGTAAATCACTAGGTAATGTGATTCCTATTTTATCATCTCCTAAGGAAAAGTTTGGAAAAGTTATGTCTATTTCTGATGATTTGATTATAAATTATATGAAATATGCTTCAAATATGAGTTATGAAGAAATAGAATATTATGAAAACTTATTAAAAGAAGGGAAAATAAACCCAAGAGATGTTAAAATAAAGATTGCTAAAAGTTTAGTTGAGCTATATCACACAAAAGAAGAAGCCGAAAGAGAAGAAGAAGAGTTTATAAGGGTTTTTTCTAAAAAAGAAGTACCTCAAGATATTAATATATATAAATTAAAAGAAGAGAAAAAATTAATTGAACTTCTAAAAGAATTGGATTTTGTTCCATCTTTAAGTGAAGCTAAAAGATTGATAACTCAAGGTGGTGTTACTATAGACGGAGAGAGAGTAAGTAGTTTTGATTATGTTTTGAAACTAAATAAAGGTGAAGAAAAAGTTATAAAAGCTGGCAAAAAGAATTTCATAAAGATAGTTAAAGATTAGATTTATAATTTAATTTTACAGTTTAATTTAATTAGTATTTTATAAAAATAATTCTTAATATTTTTTAAGTATTATTCCATCCAAAGGAAATAAACTTATATAATCTACTATTGCTCCATCATTGTATCTTAGATCTGATTCAATTAAAAGAGCATCAACTATTATATATGTATTTAGAGAATCATTTTTAGATAACTGTATAATAACATTATCATTTTTATCTAATTTTAGCTTGGTTAGTTTTACCCACTGATCTCCATACTTTGTTTGATCTATTGTCCCACTGACTAATAAATTATTGTTAACTATTATTTGCCATTTGACATTTTTACAATGTGAAAATAACTTATGAGATTTAATTGGCCACCATATATAAATTGTATAATTATCTTTTTCAGGAGCAATAAAAGAAAATTGTGCAGTTGCATTATTTTTTGAAGATATATAACAATTATCAGACCAATCATGAAAAAAAGGTCCAGAGACTTTCCATAAACCAGAATCTATAGTTTTTAAAATCCATGTATTTAAAATTTTTAAGTTTTTATCAATATTATCAATTATTATTTGATATTTAGGAGCTTGATTTCCCATTAATTTTTTGAATTTTTTATTTAATTTAATATTTACTTCATAATTATTTGGATTTAATAAAACAATCCCATTTGAAAAATCTCTAGCCAATATTGAATCAGAAATTTCGAAAAGCTCAATATCATCGAAGTAATAAGTATTTTCTTTTTCCCCTAATAAAAATATAATTCTACAATCATTTATTATTGTTTTATTTTCAGGATTTTTTACTTTAAATTTAAAACTAAAAGATTTAATATTATTATCAAGTTCAAATGATTCATTTAAACCATAGTAGTTCCATGGTTCTTTATCCTGAATTGAAATAACATTAATTGTTGCTTTACTTTTAGAAAAAGCTTTAAATCTTAATTCATATCTTTTACCTGGCATTAATTTTACTCTATGTCT is part of the Spirochaetota bacterium genome and harbors:
- a CDS encoding SulP family inorganic anion transporter, which translates into the protein MVNKDSLINNIKKDFIPKFFIILFKEGITKEQLIKDIFAGIITGIVAIPLAIAFAIASGVSPEKGLITAFIAGFIISFLGGSRVQIGGPTGAFVVIIYDIILKYEINGLIFATFCAGILLIIFGLIKLGNLLRYFPFTIIVGFTTGIAVIIFASQVKDFLGLNINEIPSDFIDKWIVYFNNLNTINYRAVIIGTLSILIVVLTPKITKIIPGSLLAIIITTLIVKFFNLPVETIGTRYGDIKAGSFSLQFIKIDFGKIKYLISPIISISLLGAIESLLSATVADGMIGGKHKPNIELVAQGIANCFSAIFGGIPATGAIARTSTNVKNGGRTPVAGMTHAILLLIVYLFAFKYVKLIPMATLAGILIFVAYNMSEIHLFFDMMKINKADTIVLLITFFLTVIFDLVIAIEVGMIFASFLFIKNVIDSSNINISNIIDINNEDEEKIIDLSNKWALKNTIIYEIIGPFFFGQAQEFVEYLSKGDRNKKYLILNMKRVPFIDATGLHRLKDMINITYKEKRMIILVEMNDNVKRVVLENIDNEKFLFFDTLEKAIEFVNKFNI
- the tyrS gene encoding tyrosine--tRNA ligase; protein product: MDEKLKIEVKKQLEVITRNTEEIVPVEELEKKIFNSIKNNKPLRVKIGIDPTSPYVHIGHMVPYRKLREFQDLGHIAVLIIGDYTARIGDPTGRNSERPPLTPEEVRENAKSYTEQIFKVVREDRAEVHYQSEWFNDFDLYKVIRTASYFSVAQMLTHETFKKRLEEGNRLSLHEILYPMLQAYDSVAIKADVELGGTDQKFNILCGRDLMRDMNMEPQVAVLLPLLMGTNGIKMSKSLGNVIPILSSPKEKFGKVMSISDDLIINYMKYASNMSYEEIEYYENLLKEGKINPRDVKIKIAKSLVELYHTKEEAEREEEEFIRVFSKKEVPQDINIYKLKEEKKLIELLKELDFVPSLSEAKRLITQGGVTIDGERVSSFDYVLKLNKGEEKVIKAGKKNFIKIVKD